The genome window GTCCTGCAGGCCGTAGTCGAACTCCTGGATGCGGTCCATGTCCTCGACCTTGACCCATTCGGTGGCGCCGTTGAGCGTGGCCTGGACCATGCCGGCCGGCGGATCGTTGCTGGCGAGCGGTTTGTCCTTCAGCGCCACGCGCATGTACTCGATCCAGATCGGCAGCGCCGCCTTGCCGCCGTACTCGCGGTAGCCGAGCGAGCGGAAGTCGTCGCGGCCGACCCACACGGTGGTCACATAGGGGCCGCCGAAGCCGGAGAACCAAGCGTCGCGGTGGTCGTTGGTGGAGCCGGTCTTGCCGCCGACGTCGGCGCGGCCAAGGACCTTGGCCGCAGTGCCGGTGCCGCGCTGGACCACGTCGCGCATCATCGAGACCAACTGGTAGGCGGTGCGCTCGTCGATCGCGCGCGGTGCCACCTTGGCCTGGGGATCGGTCGCCGGCGCGGTCTCGGCCGGGGTCGCGGCGGCGGTCGCCGTAGGCTTGGGCGGCGATGGCGGCGCGGCGCTGCCGAAGTTGAAACCGTCGACGACCTGACTGGCCGGGGTGGCGCTGCCGCCGACGCTGCCGCAACTGCGGCAGGCGGTGGGCGGGTGCTCCTGGAACAGCACGTTGCCGTCGCGGTCGGTGACCTTGTCGATCATCCAGGTGTCCACCCGCGAGCCGCCATTGACGAACACCGCATAGCCGCGCGCCATCGACAGCGGGGTCAGCGACGCGGTGCCCAGCGACATCGACAGGTTGGGCGGCAGTTCGGCCTCCTGGAAGCCGAACTGGCTGATGTACTTGCGCGCGAAGTCCACGCCGATGCTGTCGAGCAGGCGCACCGACACCAGGTTGCGCGACTGCACCAGCGCCTCGCGCAAGCGCATCGGGCCGCGGAAGCCGCCGCCGTCGTTCTGCGGCGACCAGGTCTTGCCGCGGCGATCGCGGAACACCACCGGCGCGTCGAGCACGATCGAGGCCGGGTTGAAGCCCTTCTCGAATGCGGCCGCGTACAGGAACGGCTTGAAGCTGGAGCCCGGCTGGCGCCGCGCCTGGGTGGCGCGGTTGAACTTGTTGCCGGCATAGCTGAAGCCGCCGACCAGGGCGCGCAGCGCGCCGTTGTTGGCGTCCAGCGAGACCAGCGCCGACTGCCCGCGCGGCAGCTGGGTGATTTCCCATTCGCCGGGTTTCTCGCCGGCCTGGATCCGCACCAGATCGCCGCGCTTGAGCAGGGCGGCCGGGCTGCGCCCGGTCCAGCGGCTGGACGCGACCGGCAGCACCAGTTCGCTCTTGTTGGCCAGCACCACCGTGGCGCTGCCGTCGCTGCCGGTGGCGGCGACGATGCTCGGCAGCATGCCGCCTTGCGCGTTGATCCCGGCCAGGTGGCTGGCCAGCGCGGCCGCGTCGGCATCGGCGGCGACGTCGAAATGCTTCTCCACGCCGTTCCAGCCGTGGCGGCGGTCGTAGATCACCAGGCCCTGGCGCACCGCATGGTTGGCCGCGGCCTGCAGCTCGGTATCGATGGTGGTGGTGACATGGTAGCCCTTGTCGAGCACGTCGCCGCCGAAGCGCGCGATCATTTCCTGGCGCACCAGCTCGGCCACGTAGGGCGACTCGACCTCGACCGGGCGCTCGTGCGGGGTCGCATGCATCGGCACCGCCTTGGCCGCGTCGGCCTCGGCCTGGCTGACGAAGCCCAGCGCGGCCATGCGGCTGAGCACGTAGTTGTCGCGGCGCTGCTTGGCGCGCTCGGGGTTGCTGATCGGGTTGCCGCTGGACGGGAACTTGGGGATGCTGGACAGCGAGGCCATCTCGTCCAGGCTCAGTTCGTTGAGCTTCTTGCCGTAGTAGTACTCGGCCGCGGCGGCGACGCCGTAGGCGCGGTTGCCGAAGAAGCTCTTGTTGAGGTACAGCTCGAAGATCTCGTCCTTGCTCAGCTCGGCCTCGATCTTGCGCGCTAGCAGGATCTCGGCCAGCTTGCGGGTATAGCTGTATTCCGAACTCAGGAAGAACTGGCGGGCGACCTGCTGGGTGATCGTCGAGCCGCCCGGCACGCGCTTGTCGCTGGTGGTGGCCAGCAGCCACACCGCCCGGGCGATGCCTTTGTAGTCGACTCCGCCGTGCTGGTAGAAGCGCGCGTCCTCGGTGGCCAGGAATGCCTGCTTCAGCCGTGCCGGCACGTCCTTCATGGTGATCGGATAGCGTCGGGTCTCGCCGAACAGGGCCATCAGCTTGCCGTCGCTGGCATAGACGTACATCGGCTCCTGCAGCTCCACCTGGCGCAGCGTCTGCACGTCGGGAAGCTTGGAGGACACGACATAATAGAGCCCGCCGGCGGCGGCGGCTCCGATCAGGGCGAGGACGAAAAAGGTAACCAGCGCCCAGCGCAGCCAACGACGAAAACGGGGCATCGAGAGAGATTCCGATTGCAGATTTCTTGGGCGCAGAGTATAGAGTACGCCGGGGAACGGCTGGGGCCGGTTCCGGGGATGCGACGGGTTTGCTGCCGCGTGACATGCCGTGACGGAGGTCGCGCCATGCCAGGGCGGTTGCCAATTGCAAAAAAATCATTATTAATGCGCGGGCGCAACATTGGCGTCCAAGTGCCCGTCGGCAGGGGAAAATCCGTGGGGCTTATCCCAAAAAGTCAGCAACCGCTGATCGGTGTCGATATCAGTTCGACCGCGGTCAAGCTGCTGCAGTTGTCGCGTAGTGGCAACCGGTTCCGCGTAGATCACTACGCCGTGGAACCCTTGCCGCCCAACGCCGTGGTCGAGAAGAACATCGTCGAGGTCGAGGCGGTGGGCGAGGCGATCCGCCGCGCCGTGACCCGTTCCGGCACCCGCGCCAAGCATGCGGCGGCGGCGGTGGCCGGCTCGGCGGTGATCACCAAGCTGATCCCGATGCCGGCCGAACTGGACGAGAACGAACTGGAAGCGCAGGTCGAGCTGGAGGCGGTCAACTACATCCCGTATCCGATCGAGGAAGTGAACCTGGACTTCGAGGTGCTGGGGATCATCCCCAACAATCCGGAGATGGTGCAGGTGCTGCTGGCCGCGTCGCGCTCGGAGAACGTCGAGCTGCGCCAGTCGGCGCTGGAGCTCGGTGGCTTGATCGCCAAGGTCATGGACGTGGAGGCCTTCGCGGTCGAGAACGCGTTCGCGCTGGTCGCCAACGAGCTGCCGGTGGCCGCCGACGGTGTCGTCGCCCTGGTCGATATCGGCGCCACTATGACCACGCTCAACGTGCTGCGCGGCGGACGCAGCCTGTACAGCCGCGAACAGGTGTTCGGCGGCAAGCAACTGACCGACGAAGTCATGCGCCGCTACGGCCTGACCTACGAGGAAGCCGGCATGGCCAAGCGCCAGGGCGGGCTGCCGGAAAGCTACGCGATCGAAGTGCTGGAGCCGTTCAAGGAGGCGACGGTGCAGCAGATCAGCCGCCTGTTGCAGTTTTTCTACGCCGGCAGCGAATTCAACCGGGTCGACCACATCGTGCTGGCCGGCGGTTGCGCGGCGCTGGCCGGGTTGCCGGAGATGGTCGAGGAACAACTGGGGGTGGCGACCGTGGTCGCCAACCCGCTGGCGCAGATGACCCTGGGGCCGAAGGTCCAGGCGCATGCGCTGGCGCAGGACGCGCCGGCGCTGATGATCGCCACCGGCCTGGCTCTGAGGAGCTTCGACTGATGGCAAAAATCAATCTGCTGCCCTGGCGGGCGGAGCGGCGCAAGCAACGCGAGCGCGAGTTCTACGCGATGCTGGGCTTCGCTGCGCTGGCCGGCGTGCTGCTGGCCTTGCTGGTCTGGTTCTACTACGACCGCCAGATCACCGGGCAGAACGAGCGCAACGCCTATCTGCAGACCGAGATCGACAAGGTCAAGGCGCAGAACCAGGAAATCGACAAGCTCGACGAACAGAAACGGCGCTTGCTGGCGCGCAAGCGGGTCATCGAGGAACTGCAGGCCAAGCGCTCGCAGATGGTGCATCTGTTCGATTCGCTGGTGCGCACCATCCCCGACGGCGTGGTGTTGACCGCGGTCAAGCAGGAAGGCGACATCCTGACCCTGGAAGGGCGCTCGCAATCCAATGCGCGGGTCAGCGCTTACATGCGCAACCTCGAAGGCTCGGGCTGGATGACCAATCCGGAGCTGTCGGTGATCGAGGCAAAGGCGCAGGACAAGGATGCCAAGGGCCCGATCGTCGACGCCAAGGCCCTGCCGTACGTGTTCACGCTCAAGGTCAAGCTGCCGGTTCCGGGCGACGCCTCCGAATCGCTGCCGGGCGCTGCCGCGCCGGCACCGGGCGCCGCTGCCGCTCCTGCCGCAACGACCGCACCCGCCACGCCGCCGGCCGCTGCGCCGGCCGCCACACCGGCTGCCACGCCAGCGCAACAGGGACCGGCGTCATGAGCAAGAAATTCAATGTAAAAGACCTCGACTTCAACAACATCGGCAACTGGCCGCAGCAGGCCAAGATCGGCTTCTGCGTGCTGCTCACGCTGTTCATCCTGGCCATGTCCTGGTTCCTGCTGCTCAGCGACAAGCGCGACGAGCTGGGTTCGCTGGAGCAGAAGGAAACCGAGTTGCGCGCCTCGTTCGAGAAGGAGCAAAGCCGCGCGGTCAACCTGCAGCCGCTGAAGCAGCAGCTGGCGCAGATGGAGCAGGTGCTGCAGCAGCTGCCGAGCAAGACCGAGATGCCGGACCTGATCATCGACATCTCGCAGACCGCGTTGTCCAGCGGCCTGGCCAACGAGCTGTTCCAGCCCGGTCCGGAGTCGCCGAAGGAATTCTACGCGGAGAAGCCGATCGCGCTGCGCATGGTCGGCAGCTACCACCAGTTCGGTGCCTTCGTCAGCGGCGTGGCGTCGCTGCCGCGGGTGGTGATCCTGACCATGCACGACATCAATCTCAAGCCCAAGGACAAGAAGGCCGGACTCACCGCGCGCGGCGAGCTGGAACTGTCCGGCACGGTCAAGACCTATCGCTATCTGGACGACAAGGAGATGGCGGACCAGGAGAAGGCGGCAGCCGCGGCGAAGAAGGATTCCAAGCAAGGCGGTGGCGCATGACGCGGCGGATCGTGGCATTCAAGTGCCTGGCCGGGCTGGCGCTGGTGGCGTTGCTCGGCGGTTGCGGCCGTGGCGCGAGCAGCACCCCGGGCGATGCGCCGAACCTGGAAAACTGGGTCAAGGAGGTGCGTGCGCGGCCGGCGCAGCCGCTGGAGCCGCTGCCGGTGATGCAGCAGTTCGAGACCTTCGAATATTCGGCGCAGGGCCTGCGCGATCCGTTCAGCGATGCCTGGTCCACTCCGGATGGCAACAACGGCCTGCGCCCGGATCCTAACCGGCGCAAGGAACCGCTCGAGCAGTTCCCGCTGGACGGCCTGAAGATGGTCGGCACGCTGGGCAGCGGCGGTGGCCTGGTGGCGCTGGTGATGGCGCCGGACAAGGTGACCTATCGGGTCCGGCCCGGCATCTACATGGGGCAGAGCGATGGCCGCGTGACCGGGGTGCACGAGGACCGGATCGATTTGATTGAACTGGTGCCGGATGGCGCTGGCGGTTGGCTGGAACGTCCGGCCGCCGTGGCGCTGGACGATCAATGATTGATTATGGGGATAGCACGATGACTTTTTCCAAGGCCCTGAGCCTGCGTCCCATCCGGCGCGGCGCGACGGTGCGGCTACGCGCATTGGGGTTGGCGACGCTGCTGGGGAGTTCGGCGGTGATGGGCGCGGCGCATGCGGCGACGCCGGCGGCGCCGACGACGGCGCAGGCGCCGGCCAAGCTCACGGTGTCGAAGATCGACTTCAAGCGCGGCGACGGCGATGCGGGGCGGCTGATCCTGCACTTCAGCGGCGCCGGCGCCAGTCCCGATCTGCGCACCCAGGGCAACACCGTGGTGGTCGATATCGGCAATGCCGCGTTGCCGGCGGAGCTGCAGCATCCGCTCAACGTCACCGACTTCGCCACGCCGGTGCAGCGCATCGACGCCAAGCCGTACGCCGGTGGCGCGCAGCTGGTGCTCAGCACCAATGGCCCATTCGAGTCGATGGCCTACCAGTCGGGCAACGACTACGTGGTGGAGATCGCGCCGCGGACCTCGGCGCCGGCGGTGGGTGCGGTCAGCGCGAGTACGGTCAGCCAGGCGGCGGCGCAGGTCGCCGCGCGCGGCTACAGCGGCCGCCCGGTGACGTTCAATTTCCAGGACGTGCCGGTGCGCACCGTGCTGCAGTTGATTGCCGAGGAATCCAATCTCAACATCGTCGCCTCCGACACCGTGCAGGGCAATGTCACCCTGCGTTTGGTCAACGTGCCGTGGGACCAAGCGCTGGACATCGTGCTGCGCGCCAAGGGCCTGGACAAGCGCCGCGACGGCGCCGTGGTCTGGGTCGCGCCACAGCAGGAGCTGGCCAAGTTCGAGCAGGACAAGGAAGACGCGCGGATCGCGATCGAGAACCGCGAGGACCTGAGCACCGACTACATTCAGATCAACTACCACAGCGCCTCCACGATCTTCAAAGCACTGACCGAAGCCAAGGGCATCGGTGGTGGGGGGGGCGGCGGCGGTGGCGGTGGCGGCAGCGGCCAGACCGACAAC of Xanthomonas translucens pv. cerealis contains these proteins:
- a CDS encoding penicillin-binding protein 1A; translation: MPRFRRWLRWALVTFFVLALIGAAAAGGLYYVVSSKLPDVQTLRQVELQEPMYVYASDGKLMALFGETRRYPITMKDVPARLKQAFLATEDARFYQHGGVDYKGIARAVWLLATTSDKRVPGGSTITQQVARQFFLSSEYSYTRKLAEILLARKIEAELSKDEIFELYLNKSFFGNRAYGVAAAAEYYYGKKLNELSLDEMASLSSIPKFPSSGNPISNPERAKQRRDNYVLSRMAALGFVSQAEADAAKAVPMHATPHERPVEVESPYVAELVRQEMIARFGGDVLDKGYHVTTTIDTELQAAANHAVRQGLVIYDRRHGWNGVEKHFDVAADADAAALASHLAGINAQGGMLPSIVAATGSDGSATVVLANKSELVLPVASSRWTGRSPAALLKRGDLVRIQAGEKPGEWEITQLPRGQSALVSLDANNGALRALVGGFSYAGNKFNRATQARRQPGSSFKPFLYAAAFEKGFNPASIVLDAPVVFRDRRGKTWSPQNDGGGFRGPMRLREALVQSRNLVSVRLLDSIGVDFARKYISQFGFQEAELPPNLSMSLGTASLTPLSMARGYAVFVNGGSRVDTWMIDKVTDRDGNVLFQEHPPTACRSCGSVGGSATPASQVVDGFNFGSAAPPSPPKPTATAAATPAETAPATDPQAKVAPRAIDERTAYQLVSMMRDVVQRGTGTAAKVLGRADVGGKTGSTNDHRDAWFSGFGGPYVTTVWVGRDDFRSLGYREYGGKAALPIWIEYMRVALKDKPLASNDPPAGMVQATLNGATEWVKVEDMDRIQEFDYGLQDQKTDDAAFDIF
- a CDS encoding type IV pilus inner membrane component PilO, which translates into the protein MSKKFNVKDLDFNNIGNWPQQAKIGFCVLLTLFILAMSWFLLLSDKRDELGSLEQKETELRASFEKEQSRAVNLQPLKQQLAQMEQVLQQLPSKTEMPDLIIDISQTALSSGLANELFQPGPESPKEFYAEKPIALRMVGSYHQFGAFVSGVASLPRVVILTMHDINLKPKDKKAGLTARGELELSGTVKTYRYLDDKEMADQEKAAAAAKKDSKQGGGA
- a CDS encoding PilN domain-containing protein; translated protein: MAKINLLPWRAERRKQREREFYAMLGFAALAGVLLALLVWFYYDRQITGQNERNAYLQTEIDKVKAQNQEIDKLDEQKRRLLARKRVIEELQAKRSQMVHLFDSLVRTIPDGVVLTAVKQEGDILTLEGRSQSNARVSAYMRNLEGSGWMTNPELSVIEAKAQDKDAKGPIVDAKALPYVFTLKVKLPVPGDASESLPGAAAPAPGAAAAPAATTAPATPPAAAPAATPAATPAQQGPAS
- a CDS encoding pilus assembly protein PilP, producing the protein MTRRIVAFKCLAGLALVALLGGCGRGASSTPGDAPNLENWVKEVRARPAQPLEPLPVMQQFETFEYSAQGLRDPFSDAWSTPDGNNGLRPDPNRRKEPLEQFPLDGLKMVGTLGSGGGLVALVMAPDKVTYRVRPGIYMGQSDGRVTGVHEDRIDLIELVPDGAGGWLERPAAVALDDQ
- a CDS encoding pilus assembly protein PilM; amino-acid sequence: MGLIPKSQQPLIGVDISSTAVKLLQLSRSGNRFRVDHYAVEPLPPNAVVEKNIVEVEAVGEAIRRAVTRSGTRAKHAAAAVAGSAVITKLIPMPAELDENELEAQVELEAVNYIPYPIEEVNLDFEVLGIIPNNPEMVQVLLAASRSENVELRQSALELGGLIAKVMDVEAFAVENAFALVANELPVAADGVVALVDIGATMTTLNVLRGGRSLYSREQVFGGKQLTDEVMRRYGLTYEEAGMAKRQGGLPESYAIEVLEPFKEATVQQISRLLQFFYAGSEFNRVDHIVLAGGCAALAGLPEMVEEQLGVATVVANPLAQMTLGPKVQAHALAQDAPALMIATGLALRSFD
- a CDS encoding type IV pilus secretin PilQ; its protein translation is MTFSKALSLRPIRRGATVRLRALGLATLLGSSAVMGAAHAATPAAPTTAQAPAKLTVSKIDFKRGDGDAGRLILHFSGAGASPDLRTQGNTVVVDIGNAALPAELQHPLNVTDFATPVQRIDAKPYAGGAQLVLSTNGPFESMAYQSGNDYVVEIAPRTSAPAVGAVSASTVSQAAAQVAARGYSGRPVTFNFQDVPVRTVLQLIAEESNLNIVASDTVQGNVTLRLVNVPWDQALDIVLRAKGLDKRRDGAVVWVAPQQELAKFEQDKEDARIAIENREDLSTDYIQINYHSASTIFKALTEAKGIGGGGGGGGGGGGSGQTDNGFLSPRGRIVADERTNTLMISDIPKKIAQMRELINVIDRPVDQVLIEGRIVIATDTFARDLGARFGIGGAHTYGDNTATIGSGATGGNAAATRGLNVNLGGTTFTSAPTLPSLAYTLLGSNFNLDLELSALQEEGRGEVISNPRIVTSNQREAVIKQGKEIGYITITGGTGGTAATPNVQFKEVLLELKVTPTITDDNRVFLNMNVKKDEVDQYRVLEGYGTIPEINRREINTAVLVDDGQTVVIGGVYEFTDRNSISKVPFLGDIPFLGNLFKKRGRSKSKAELLIFVTPKVMRVAKRAPSAG